From Haliotis asinina isolate JCU_RB_2024 chromosome 8, JCU_Hal_asi_v2, whole genome shotgun sequence, a single genomic window includes:
- the LOC137295187 gene encoding paired mesoderm homeobox protein 2-like gives MKVKSPETKPSKCSINKAIVPSRNRIKYSASQLAQLEKVFLSSQYPDSSILEDLSNTINIDVERLSNRRSKFKRQSKGAHLNWMRQQLYQQGTSQSRDITVPDKCHVLTPPTATKKDDVKDKPKSNLHYLPSTGPGYSSLTDYDPVYNPLMFTSSHNVYSALTDAVSSTRPVQSALHYPHVMTETSFQATPSPQQWTEYSSQSNFSSPLSPYHPNYLLNCLSDPMTFPQIGV, from the exons atgaaagtgaagagCCCCGAGACCAAGCCAAGCAAGTGTAGCATTAACAAGGCTATCGTTCCGTCCAGGAACCGAATCAAGTACTCTGCTAgtcag TTGGCCCAGCTGGAGAAGGTGTTCCTGTCCTCTCAGTATCCTGACAGCTCCATCTTGGAGGATCTCtccaacaccatcaacatcgaCGTGGAGAGACTATCG AACCGCCGTTCCAAGTTCAAGCGACAGTCTAAAGGTGCTCACTTGAACTGGATGAGACAGCAACTGTATCAACAAGGCACATCACAGTCACGTGATATAACGGTACCGGACAAGTGTCACGTGCTCACACCACCCACGGCGACCAAGAAAGATGACGTGAAAGACAAACCCAAATCAAA TCTTCACTACCTGCCCAGCACCGGACCCGGATACTCCTCACTGACGGACTACGACCCAGTCTACAATCCCTTGATGTTCACATCATCTCACAACGTCTACAGCGCTCTCACTGACGCAGTATCCAGTACACGGCCTGTTCAGAGTGCCCTTCACTACCCACATGTGATGACAGAAACCTCCTTCCAAGCCACACCAAGCCCGCAACAGTGGACGGAGTATTCCAGCCAGTCCAACTTCAGCTCTCCCCTAAGTCCATACCACCCCAATTATCTTCTCAACTGCCTTAGCGATCCCATGACATTTCCCCAGATCGGTGTCTAG
- the LOC137295188 gene encoding paired mesoderm homeobox protein 2-like has translation MKVKSPETKPSKCSINKAIVPSRNRIKYSASQLAQLEKVFLSSQYPDSSILEDLSNTINIDVERLSNRRSKFKRQSKGAHLNWMRQQLYQQGTSQSRDITVPDKCHVLTPPTATKKDDVKDKPKSNLHYLPSTGPVYSSLTDYDPVYNPLMFTSSHNVYSALTDAVSSTRPVQSALHYPHVMTETSFQATPSPQQWTEYSSQSNFSSPLSPYHPNYLLNCLSDPMTFPQIGV, from the exons atgaaagtgaagagCCCCGAGACCAAGCCAAGCAAGTGTAGCATTAACAAGGCTATCGTTCCGTCCAGGAACCGAATCAAGTACTCTGCTAgtcag TTGGCCCAGCTGGAGAAGGTGTTCCTGTCCTCTCAGTATCCTGACAGCTCCATCTTGGAGGATCTCtccaacaccatcaacatcgaCGTGGAGAGACTATCG AACCGCCGTTCCAAGTTCAAGCGACAGTCTAAAGGTGCTCACTTGAACTGGATGAGACAGCAACTGTATCAACAAGGCACATCACAGTCACGTGATATAACGGTACCGGACAAGTGTCACGTGCTCACACCACCCACGGCGACCAAGAAAGATGACGTGAAAGACAAACCCAAATCAAA TCTTCACTACCTGCCCAGCACCGGACCCGTATACTCCTCACTGACGGACTACGACCCAGTCTACAATCCCTTGATGTTCACATCATCTCACAACGTCTACAGCGCTCTCACTGACGCAGTATCCAGTACACGGCCTGTTCAGAGTGCCCTTCACTACCCACATGTGATGACAGAAACCTCCTTCCAAGCCACACCAAGCCCGCAACAGTGGACGGAGTATTCCAGCCAGTCCAACTTCAGCTCTCCCCTAAGTCCATACCACCCCAATTATCTTCTCAACTGCCTTAGCGATCCCATGACATTTCCCCAGATCGGTGTCTAG
- the LOC137295189 gene encoding homeobox protein OTX1 B-like, with the protein MKVKSPETKPSKCSINKAIVPSRNRIKYSASQLAQLEKVFLSSQYPDSSILEDLSNTINIDVERLSNRRSKFKRQSKGAHLNWMRQQLYQQGTSQSRDITVPDKCHVLTPPTATKKDDVKDNPNQILTFRYEAEMKVKSPETKPSKCSINKAIVPSRNRIKYSASQLAQLEKVFLSSQYPDSSILEDLSNTINIDVERLSNRRSKFKRQSKGAHLNWMRQQLYQQGTSQSRDITVPDKCHVLTPPTATKKDDVKDKPKSNLHYLPSTGPGYSSLTDYDPVYNPLMFTSSHNVYSALTDAVSSTRPVQSALHYPHVMTETSFQATPSPQQWTEYSSQSNFSSPLSPYHPNYLLNCLSDPMTFPQIGV; encoded by the exons atgaaagtgaagagCCCCGAGACCAAGCCAAGCAAGTGTAGCATTAACAAGGCTATCGTTCCGTCCAGGAACCGAATCAAGTACTCTGCTAgtcag TTGGCCCAGCTGGAGAAGGTGTTCCTGTCCTCTCAGTATCCTGACAGCTCCATCTTGGAGGATCTCtccaacaccatcaacatcgaCGTGGAGAGACTATCG AACCGCCGTTCCAAGTTCAAGCGACAGTCTAAAGGTGCTCACTTGAACTGGATGAGACAGCAACTGTATCAACAAGGCACATCACAGTCACGTGATATAACGGTACCGGACAAGTGTCACGTGCTCACACCACCCACGGCGACCAAGAAAGATGACGTGAAAgacaacccaaatcaaa TTTTAACTTTCAG ATACGAggcagaaatgaaagtgaagagCCCCGAGACCAAGCCAAGCAAGTGTAGCATTAACAAGGCTATCGTTCCGTCCAGGAACCGAATCAAGTACTCTGCTAgtcag TTGGCCCAGCTGGAGAAGGTGTTCCTGTCCTCTCAGTATCCTGACAGCTCCATCTTGGAGGATCTCtccaacaccatcaacatcgaCGTGGAGAGACTATCG AACCGCCGTTCCAAGTTCAAGCGACAGTCTAAAGGTGCTCACTTGAACTGGATGAGACAGCAACTGTATCAACAAGGCACATCACAGTCACGTGATATAACGGTACCGGACAAGTGTCACGTGCTCACACCACCCACGGCGACCAAGAAAGATGACGTGAAAGACAAACCCAAATCAAA TCTTCACTACCTGCCCAGCACCGGACCCGGATACTCCTCACTGACGGACTACGACCCAGTCTACAATCCCTTGATGTTCACATCATCTCACAACGTCTACAGCGCTCTCACTGACGCAGTATCCAGTACACGGCCTGTTCAGAGTGCCCTTCACTACCCACATGTGATGACAGAAACCTCCTTCCAAGCCACACCAAGCCCGCAACAGTGGACGGAGTATTCCAGCCAGTCCAACTTCAGCTCTCCCCTAAGTCCATACCACCCCAATTATCTTCTCAACTGCCTTAGCGATCCCATGACATTTCCCCAGATCGGTGTCTAG
- the LOC137295190 gene encoding homeobox protein OTX-like, whose amino-acid sequence MTSSLDCCNHLTKCSINKAIVPSRNRIKYSASQLAQLEKAFLSSQYPDSSILEDLSNTINIDVERLSNRRSKFKRQSKGAHLNWMRQQLYQQGTSQSRDITVPDKCHVLTPPTATKKDDVKDKPKSNLHYLPSTGPGYSSLTDYDPVYNPLMFTSSHNVYSALTDAVSSTRPVQSALHYPHVMTETSFQATPSPQQWTEYSSQSNFRFPRSPYHPNYLLNCLVGDPRWPCRDS is encoded by the exons ATGACTTCATCATTGGACTGTTGCAACCATTTGAC CAAGTGCAGCATTAACAAGGCTATCGTTCCGTCCAGGAACCGAATCAAGTACTCTGCTAGTCag TTGGCCCAGCTGGAGAAGGCGTTCCTGTCCTCTCAGTATCCTGACAGCTCCATCTTGGAGGATCTCtccaacaccatcaacatcgaCGTGGAGAGACTATCG AACCGCCGTTCCAAGTTCAAGCGACAGTCTAAAGGTGCTCACTTGAACTGGATGAGACAGCAACTGTATCAACAAGGCACATCACAGTCACGTGATATAACGGTACCGGACAAGTGTCACGTGCTCACACCACCCACGGCGACCAAGAAAGATGACGTGAAAGACAAACCCAAATCAAA TCTTCACTACCTGCCCAGCACCGGACCCGGATACTCCTCACTGACGGACTACGACCCAGTCTACAATCCCTTGATGTTCACATCATCTCACAACGTCTACAGCGCTCTCACTGACGCAGTATCCAGTACACGGCCTGTTCAGAGTGCCCTTCACTACCCACATGTGATGACAGAAACCTCCTTCCAAGCCACACCAAGCCCGCAACAGTGGACGGAGTATTCCAGCCAGTCCAACTTCAGGTTTCCCCGAAGTCCATACCACCCCAATTATCTTCTCAACTGCCTTGTGGGGGATCCGAGGTGGCCGTGTAGAGACTCCTAG